Proteins encoded by one window of Cydia splendana chromosome 14, ilCydSple1.2, whole genome shotgun sequence:
- the LOC134796657 gene encoding uncharacterized protein MAL13P1.304 isoform X1: protein MDECIKSSPCKECDDVDDGQLGAEVEHLRQHLAERDSHIVALEAEFVKTTSRAKDLDEQLHTWREKYERLNDSHKRVQKLNQVLEDKLLQMVDKMKGEKSQLTKDIATLSVRLAESKHNFSMLQKENERYKNDMNLAIQLLQCKPDNFVSQKLDNLPVDTQTRVSQYVMSKTSKPSSSTQSRNGNELDTFDASEYEFNISASLMSKILEDSIQDTVTKHCDTCICMKSQSKPFCYNESYYSVATQTFLSGDMKNSLCLNCNSEIKSVHSNLSFRSASPHAIKLVNEKLVCPGAPGPFIVPQPIMEQLKVAPVINEASNTSYIINETSKADDKVQLLPNDEKNIPPIDTSDLKQLRKNTMNMEPAVHHKLCDRTRTSISSKKSSVHSIGNEELMKELSNSKDVTKDIKPINENRSLENYNVRKNSLGSMGAVSRTSSVAKSTVSTHKSNTQVGPGPRFCHLRMQAGSKNILLDNAQPDVPPVLYRRQSKCNENSIFKDLNDGMENFMDIDRTPDEKEDAKNDNVVVESTLIDVHVDNNAKECNTSVKSPTINPVLLNVSSSPLQPLKTHTFSNSSENNNNKSQSVDSQQNVSETDNILNEFNADMKNMQNNNIDGINTNENGNKLDVISPTESQDVKIFNFDRYEQNKLSNLHTRPLRKIDLSQLHSIESTRISKDFRPLDNHQHQIPKHEKKSEHIPPKSVLPAVVNVYPNLTQTHLKVNETTKVFTNEQSTSSLSSDDSAALLQKQQLLRVAEWVEKNLEQQNNLNDPLEDDVAYSNSVLRRDSKLSRLSETLNELALNMPHPVSKYSKSFTIDGLNNWVRNSVAHNDNAEKKHASNPKANIGKETSFPVESGDATVTEMNDNSKVRRNASDFDVGKELRNALKSKDREITAEELARMEYNVKKFLLSGPHWTNETTGRSRRTSSKTETDV from the exons ATGGATGAGTGCATAAAGAGCTCCCCTTGTAAG GAGTGTGATGATGTGGATGATGGACAGCTTGGGGCGGAAGTGGAGCACCTGCGGCAGCATTTAGCTGAGCGGGACTCCCATATTGTTGCCTTGGAGGCTGAGTTTGTCAAGACTACCAGCCGAGCTAAAGATCTTGATGAGCAGCTGCATACTTGGAGAGAGAAATATGAAAG ATTGAATGATTCCCACAAAAGGGTGCAGAAACTAAATCAGGTTTTAGAAGACAAGTTGCTGCAAATGGTTGACAAGATGAAGGGTGAGAAGAGCCAGCTGACCAAAGACATAGCCACTCTGTCAGTCAGGCTTGCCGAGTCCAAGCACAATTTCAGCATGCTGCAGAAGGAAAAT GAAAGATACAAAAACGATATGAATCTAGCAATCCAACTACTACAGTGCAAGCCTGACAACTTTGTATCCCAAAAACTGGACAAT CTCCCTGTAGATACACAAACCCGAGTTTCACAGTATGTCATGTCGAAAACATCCAAGCCATCCAGCTCGACCCAGTCAAGAAATGGTAACGAACTTGACACTTTTGATGCAAGTGAGTACGAATTTAATATTTCCGCATCACTGATGTCCAAAATTCTCGAAGATAGTATTCAGGACACAGTAACAAAACACTGTGATACATGTATATGCATGAAATCACAGAGCAAACCCTTCTGCTACAATGAGAGCTACTATTCTGTGGCAACACAAACATTTCTGAGCGGAGATATGAAGAATTCCCTGTGTTTGAATTGCAATTCGGAAATTAAATCTGTTCATTCCAATTTAAGCTTCAGAAGTGCTTCACCACATGCTATTAAATTGGTAAATGAAAAATTAGTATGTCCAGGCGCACCAGGGCCCTTTATTGTACCTCAACCTATCATGGAACAGCTGAAAGTCGCCCCTGTTATCAATGAGGCATCTAACACAAGCTATATTATTAACGAAACATCTAAGGCAGATGATAAAGTCCAACTCTTGCcaaatgatgaaaaaaatatCCCACCTATTGATACTAGTGATTTAAAGCAATTGAGAAAGAATACCATGAACATGGAACCGGCGGTTCATCATAAACTCTGTGATCGCACGAGAACTTCTATTTCTAGCAAGAAAAGTAGTGTTCACAGTATTGGCAATGAAGAGCTTATGAAGGAACTATCAAACTCTAAAGACGTTACTAAAGATATCAAACCAATTAATGAGAATCGTTCGCTCGAGAATTATAATGTGAGAAAAAACTCCTTGGGTTCAATGGGGGCTGTTAGTAGAACTTCTTCTGTAGCTAAATCTACAGTCAGCACTCATAAGTCTAACACTCAAGTCGGTCCCGGCCCTCGGTTTTGCCATTTGCGAATGCAAGCCGGCTCCAAGAATATTCTCTTAGATAATGCGCAGCCTGACGTGCCTCCCGTCTTATACCGAAGGCAAAGCAAATGCAATGAAAACTCTATATTTAAAGATCTGAATGATGGTATGGAGAATTTTATGGATATAGATAGAACCCCAGATGAAAAAGAGGATGCTAAAAATGATAATGTAGTAGTCGAAAGCACGCTCATAGACGTACACGTCGATAACAATGCCAAAGAATGCAATACCAGTGTGAAGAGTCCTACTATTAATCCTGTGCTATTGAATGTTTCTTCATCGCCTCTACAACCATTGAAGACGCATACTTTCTCCAACAGCTCggaaaacaataacaataaatcTCAAAGTGTTGATAGTCAGCAAAATGTTTCAGAAACAGATAATATTCTAAATGAGTTTAATGCAGATATGAAAAATATGCAAAACAATAACATTGACGGTATAAATACTAATGAAAATGGTAATAAACTAGACGTTATATCGCCAACAGAGAGTCAGGACGTCAAAATATTTAACTTCGATCGTTACGAGCAGAATAAACTCTCCAATTTACATACCAGGCCTTTGAGAAAGATCGATTTGTCGCAACTTCATTCCATTGAAAGCACAAGAATATCTAAAGACTTCCGGCCGTTGGACAATCATCAACATCAAATACCAAAGCACGAGAAAAAATCGGAACACATTCCACCCAAGTCAGTACTGCCCGCTGTAGTTAACGTATATCCAAACTTAACCCAGACTCATTTGAAAGTGAATGAAACTACGAAAGTGTTCACGAACGAACAAAGCACAAGTTCGCTTTCTAGCGACGATAGTGCCGCTTTATTGCAAAAGCAGCAGTTGCTTAGAGTAGCAGAATGGGTTGAAAAGAACTTAGAGCAGCAAAATAATCTAAATGATCCTTTGGAAGATGATGTCGCGTATAGTAACAGCGTATTGAGAAGAGATAGCAAGCTGAGCAGACTCTCGGAAACGCTAAATGAATTGGCACTCAATATGCCACACCCAGTGAGCAAATATTCCAAGTCATTCACTATAGATGGTCTCAACAACTGGGTTCGGAACTCTGTAGCTCATAATGATAATGCTGAAAAAAAGCATGCCTCTAATCCAAAGGCAAATATCGGCAAGGAAACAAGTTTCCCGGTTGAGAGTGGTGACGCTACAGTTACAGAAATGAATGATAATTCTAAAGTCAGACGTAACGCTAGCGATTTCGATGTCGGTAAAGAGTTGCGGAATGCCTTAAAGTCTAAAGACAGAGAGATAACGGCTGAAGAATTAGCGCGAATGGAATATAATGTCAAGAAGTTTCTACTGAGCGGTCCGCACTGGACGAACGAGACCACGGGCCGCAGCCGACGCACCAGCAGCAAAACCGAGACTGATGTATAA
- the LOC134796657 gene encoding uncharacterized protein MAL13P1.304 isoform X2 has protein sequence MVDKMKGEKSQLTKDIATLSVRLAESKHNFSMLQKENERYKNDMNLAIQLLQCKPDNFVSQKLDNLPVDTQTRVSQYVMSKTSKPSSSTQSRNGNELDTFDASEYEFNISASLMSKILEDSIQDTVTKHCDTCICMKSQSKPFCYNESYYSVATQTFLSGDMKNSLCLNCNSEIKSVHSNLSFRSASPHAIKLVNEKLVCPGAPGPFIVPQPIMEQLKVAPVINEASNTSYIINETSKADDKVQLLPNDEKNIPPIDTSDLKQLRKNTMNMEPAVHHKLCDRTRTSISSKKSSVHSIGNEELMKELSNSKDVTKDIKPINENRSLENYNVRKNSLGSMGAVSRTSSVAKSTVSTHKSNTQVGPGPRFCHLRMQAGSKNILLDNAQPDVPPVLYRRQSKCNENSIFKDLNDGMENFMDIDRTPDEKEDAKNDNVVVESTLIDVHVDNNAKECNTSVKSPTINPVLLNVSSSPLQPLKTHTFSNSSENNNNKSQSVDSQQNVSETDNILNEFNADMKNMQNNNIDGINTNENGNKLDVISPTESQDVKIFNFDRYEQNKLSNLHTRPLRKIDLSQLHSIESTRISKDFRPLDNHQHQIPKHEKKSEHIPPKSVLPAVVNVYPNLTQTHLKVNETTKVFTNEQSTSSLSSDDSAALLQKQQLLRVAEWVEKNLEQQNNLNDPLEDDVAYSNSVLRRDSKLSRLSETLNELALNMPHPVSKYSKSFTIDGLNNWVRNSVAHNDNAEKKHASNPKANIGKETSFPVESGDATVTEMNDNSKVRRNASDFDVGKELRNALKSKDREITAEELARMEYNVKKFLLSGPHWTNETTGRSRRTSSKTETDV, from the exons ATGGTTGACAAGATGAAGGGTGAGAAGAGCCAGCTGACCAAAGACATAGCCACTCTGTCAGTCAGGCTTGCCGAGTCCAAGCACAATTTCAGCATGCTGCAGAAGGAAAAT GAAAGATACAAAAACGATATGAATCTAGCAATCCAACTACTACAGTGCAAGCCTGACAACTTTGTATCCCAAAAACTGGACAAT CTCCCTGTAGATACACAAACCCGAGTTTCACAGTATGTCATGTCGAAAACATCCAAGCCATCCAGCTCGACCCAGTCAAGAAATGGTAACGAACTTGACACTTTTGATGCAAGTGAGTACGAATTTAATATTTCCGCATCACTGATGTCCAAAATTCTCGAAGATAGTATTCAGGACACAGTAACAAAACACTGTGATACATGTATATGCATGAAATCACAGAGCAAACCCTTCTGCTACAATGAGAGCTACTATTCTGTGGCAACACAAACATTTCTGAGCGGAGATATGAAGAATTCCCTGTGTTTGAATTGCAATTCGGAAATTAAATCTGTTCATTCCAATTTAAGCTTCAGAAGTGCTTCACCACATGCTATTAAATTGGTAAATGAAAAATTAGTATGTCCAGGCGCACCAGGGCCCTTTATTGTACCTCAACCTATCATGGAACAGCTGAAAGTCGCCCCTGTTATCAATGAGGCATCTAACACAAGCTATATTATTAACGAAACATCTAAGGCAGATGATAAAGTCCAACTCTTGCcaaatgatgaaaaaaatatCCCACCTATTGATACTAGTGATTTAAAGCAATTGAGAAAGAATACCATGAACATGGAACCGGCGGTTCATCATAAACTCTGTGATCGCACGAGAACTTCTATTTCTAGCAAGAAAAGTAGTGTTCACAGTATTGGCAATGAAGAGCTTATGAAGGAACTATCAAACTCTAAAGACGTTACTAAAGATATCAAACCAATTAATGAGAATCGTTCGCTCGAGAATTATAATGTGAGAAAAAACTCCTTGGGTTCAATGGGGGCTGTTAGTAGAACTTCTTCTGTAGCTAAATCTACAGTCAGCACTCATAAGTCTAACACTCAAGTCGGTCCCGGCCCTCGGTTTTGCCATTTGCGAATGCAAGCCGGCTCCAAGAATATTCTCTTAGATAATGCGCAGCCTGACGTGCCTCCCGTCTTATACCGAAGGCAAAGCAAATGCAATGAAAACTCTATATTTAAAGATCTGAATGATGGTATGGAGAATTTTATGGATATAGATAGAACCCCAGATGAAAAAGAGGATGCTAAAAATGATAATGTAGTAGTCGAAAGCACGCTCATAGACGTACACGTCGATAACAATGCCAAAGAATGCAATACCAGTGTGAAGAGTCCTACTATTAATCCTGTGCTATTGAATGTTTCTTCATCGCCTCTACAACCATTGAAGACGCATACTTTCTCCAACAGCTCggaaaacaataacaataaatcTCAAAGTGTTGATAGTCAGCAAAATGTTTCAGAAACAGATAATATTCTAAATGAGTTTAATGCAGATATGAAAAATATGCAAAACAATAACATTGACGGTATAAATACTAATGAAAATGGTAATAAACTAGACGTTATATCGCCAACAGAGAGTCAGGACGTCAAAATATTTAACTTCGATCGTTACGAGCAGAATAAACTCTCCAATTTACATACCAGGCCTTTGAGAAAGATCGATTTGTCGCAACTTCATTCCATTGAAAGCACAAGAATATCTAAAGACTTCCGGCCGTTGGACAATCATCAACATCAAATACCAAAGCACGAGAAAAAATCGGAACACATTCCACCCAAGTCAGTACTGCCCGCTGTAGTTAACGTATATCCAAACTTAACCCAGACTCATTTGAAAGTGAATGAAACTACGAAAGTGTTCACGAACGAACAAAGCACAAGTTCGCTTTCTAGCGACGATAGTGCCGCTTTATTGCAAAAGCAGCAGTTGCTTAGAGTAGCAGAATGGGTTGAAAAGAACTTAGAGCAGCAAAATAATCTAAATGATCCTTTGGAAGATGATGTCGCGTATAGTAACAGCGTATTGAGAAGAGATAGCAAGCTGAGCAGACTCTCGGAAACGCTAAATGAATTGGCACTCAATATGCCACACCCAGTGAGCAAATATTCCAAGTCATTCACTATAGATGGTCTCAACAACTGGGTTCGGAACTCTGTAGCTCATAATGATAATGCTGAAAAAAAGCATGCCTCTAATCCAAAGGCAAATATCGGCAAGGAAACAAGTTTCCCGGTTGAGAGTGGTGACGCTACAGTTACAGAAATGAATGATAATTCTAAAGTCAGACGTAACGCTAGCGATTTCGATGTCGGTAAAGAGTTGCGGAATGCCTTAAAGTCTAAAGACAGAGAGATAACGGCTGAAGAATTAGCGCGAATGGAATATAATGTCAAGAAGTTTCTACTGAGCGGTCCGCACTGGACGAACGAGACCACGGGCCGCAGCCGACGCACCAGCAGCAAAACCGAGACTGATGTATAA
- the LOC134796658 gene encoding paramyosin, which yields MGNAFSTYSAREGGTDVISESETMSDSNNPFEDAQEFHDTVNDDEARVKAKEEEMDEFRKQLSLKREQRKVILARHRAEKEQLEKSLEDANKAKLVLQENNRMLRDLLSANNIEIPENLKASDELSELSGAIASMAEEFEALKSSNNKLRRDIADANVSLQHAYSEIADLNAQNTDSIKHINALKEVIAVSKTMINLREQQLNELKDKLREIEQSLADREANMLSADLRQEYERQLQNIRTLRGLYEERARLAEVTRQGLSRELEEQKQLKEAETNKNAELTTKVTELETTVTNLEKTVENKIEQISSYQDETRRLQEEMSVVNKLFSQVLLGYKTKQDLDKLVVRLEENHGLLTHMAERDNGSEASSALPKLLLEIVSQVDEGEAMHKLEEGTTSVPIEQSNETTVNTEESESQNPNTSAEEIVQNLPKVWRVLMELLSHQSEAESGSSEKVETCYKTVETKAGSVLVPSVSQTYIRLKDLIVEKLALIKEVNRMKQLNVHLETRLEEQERRLSLVTTELSKTWHVVGKLRRHHHQLHTHEKILKYELQQKRKLLNELKDELEYCREKWEQAREKNTQTERDWRKLRAEFASRKTKSNSPSFNNSGESGYSDERPSDDSSESNDESEYVTEPLVRCKKKNKKSAEAILDSSADFNLVAEREDPASDMLDVAELPLDTQDDTSGLDASISVSNNSENRSNNKAADETEDEVGEITNDSCTDDSSGIEHYCNSDYCCVGTSTEQDGPSNDKQNQLLKSDVKPTSTANIPLIDPAAILKSIKEQTERLAKRDERLNNLEKNSLSLLKKTQATDKLSKQIDSTLDNLLNGPSTSQNIESKELDIIKEEMPVSTEFENVDCNQTQNNDDNTVDNSQQSHLISVPTKSENFELTPQLITNNSENICENTVAPCQGDINMNVPSTSSNTNTDIPEINAASILESIRQQDERLARRDERLQKLEEGCSEVVNNISNTVKTSEDISTKLDKLHDMHQKKTDEEAGTSEDKSVPEPSTSAEIDHEARFAARDLRLKRLEEQTKSLVNKVNKTTSKGVKIHYKLEELHNIYGSEGSRAGTPSDDTEDKPTNDEENAEQ from the exons atgggaaaCGCGTTCAGTACTTACTCGGCAAGGGAAGGTGGCACAGACGTCATTAGTGAAAGTGAAACAATGAGCGACAGTAATAACCCGTTTGAAGACGCCCAGGAGTTCCATGACACTGTGAATGATGACGAAGCGCGTGTCAAGGCCAAAGAAGAAGAAATGGACGAGTTTAGAAAACAACTTAGCTTGAAACGGGAACAAAGAAAGGTAATCCTGGCACGGCATAGAGCAGAAAAGGAGCAGCTAGAAAAATCTTTAGAAGATGCCAATAAGGCTAAACTAGTCTTACAAGAAAACAACAGAATGCTCAGAGATTTGTTGAGTGCGAATAATATagaaattccagaaaacttgAAGGCTTCTGATGAATTATCAGAACTTAGTGGAGCTATAGCAAGTATGGCAGAAGAATTTGAAGCACTCAAGTCTAGCAATAACAAGCTGAGACGTGATATTGCAGATGCAAATGTTTCTCTGCAGCATGCTTATTCAGAAATAGCTGATCTAAACGCTCAGAACACGGATTCTATCAAGCATATAAACGCACTGAAAGAAGTGATTGCAGTCAGCAAAACTATGATCAATCTACGAGAACAACAGCTGAATGAG TTGAAAGATAAACTACGTGAAATAGAACAGAGTCTGGCAGACAGAGAAGCAAATATGTTGTCTGCGGATCTTAGACAGGAGTATGAGAGACAATTGCAAAATATTAGGACACTTCGTGGATTGTATGAAGAACGTGCTAGATTGGCTGAAGTCACTAGACAAGGTCTGTCACGTGAGCTTGAGGAACAAAAGCAACTCAAAGAAGCTGAGACTAATAA AAACGCAGAACTTACAACTAAAGTAACCGAACTCGAAACAACAGTCACGAATCTAGAAAAGACCGTTGAAAATAAGATAGAACAAATATCTTCATATCAAGATGAGACTCGCCGATTGCAGGAAGAAATGTCTGTTGTTAACAAG CTTTTCTCCCAAGTCCTTCTTGGTTATAAAACTAAACAAGATTTAGACAAATTAGTCGTTCGTCTTGAAGAAAACCATGGCCTTTTAACTCATATGGCTGAAAGAGATAATGGGTCAGAGGCTTCCTCGGCTCTTCCCAAACTGTTATTGGAGATTGTGAGTCAAGTGGATGAAGGAGAGGCAATGCACAAACTTGAAGAGGGTACTACTAGTGTCCCAATCGAACAGTCAAACGAGACGACTGTCAATACTGAAGAGTCAG aatcACAAAATCCTAATACATCAGCTGAAGAAATTGTTCAGAATCTGCCCAAAGTTTGGAGAGTTCTTATGGAGCTTCTAAGTCATCAAAGTGAAGCTGAATCTGGGTCTTCCGAGAAAGTTGAGACGTGCTATAAAACAGTAGAAACTAAAGCAGGTTCAGTGTTGGTGCCAAGTGTTAGTCAGACGTACATCCGATTAAAG GATTTAATCGTCGAAAAGTTGGCCCTCATCAAAGAAGTAAACCGCATGAAACAACTAAATGTACATTTGGAGACGCGCTTAGAAGAACAAGAGCGTAGATTATCACTCGTCACAACAGAACTAAGCAAAACCTGGCACGTTGTTGGAAAACTACGTAGACATCACCATCAACTACatacacatgaaaaaatactgaaatatgAATTGCAACAGAAAAGGAAACTACTTAATGAACTTAAAGATGAGTTAGAATATTGTAGAGAAAAATGGGAACAGGCGCGTGAAAAGAACACGCAGACGGAACGTGACTGGAGAAAACTTAGAGCTGAATTCGCTAGCAGGAAAACCAAATCCAACTCACCGTCATTCAACAATTCAGGTGAAAGTGGTTATAGTGATGAAAGACCATCCGATGATTCTTCAGAATCAAACGACGAAAGCGAATATGTAACGGAACCATTGGTGAGATGTAAGAAGAAGAATAAGAAGTCAGCTGAAGCCATCTTAGATTCCAGTGCCGACTTTAATTTAGTGGCAGAAAGAGAGGATCCAGCTAGTGACATGCTAGATGTTGCTGAATTGCCTCTAGATACGCAAGATGATACTTCTGGTCTAGACGCATCTATATCAGTCTCTAATAATAGTGAAAATCGGTCAAATAATAAAGCCGCTGATGAAACTGAAGATGAAGTTGGAGAGATAACTAACGACTCATGCACCGATGATTCTTCGGGAATTGAACATTATTGTAACAGTGATTATTGTTGTGTAGGTACAAGCACCGAACAAGATGGACCTAGCAACGATAAACAGAATCAACTCTTAAAATCGGATGTTAAACCGACATCAActgcaaatatacctttaattGACCCTGCTGCTATTCTTAAAAGTATTAAAGAACAAACAGAAAGACTGGCTAAGAGAGACGAAAGattaaataatttagaaaaaaatagttTGTCGTTATTAAAGAAAACACAGGCAACTGATAAGTTGTCTAAACAAATAGACAGTACATTAGACAATCTCTTAAATGGACCTTCAACGAGCCAAAACATTGAATCTAAAGAATTAGACATCATAAAAGAGGAGATGCCTGTAAGTACAGAATTTGAAAATGTAGATTGTAACCAAACACAAAATAACGACGACAATACAGTTGATAACAGTCAACAATCACATTTAATAAGTGTACCGACAAAAAGTgaaaattttgaattgacgCCGCAATTAATCACAAATAATTCAGAAAACATATGTGAAAACACTGTCGCCCCATGTCAGGGTGATATCAACATGAATGTTCCTTCCACTTCCTCTAATACCAATACTGATATACCAGAAATTAACGCTGCCAGTATACTCGAAAGTATACGTCAACAAGACGAAAGACTAGCAAGGAGAGATGAAAGACTTCAGAAACTAGAAGAAGGCTGTTCAGAAGTGGTTAATAACATATCTAATACTGTTAAAACTAGTGAAGACATTAGCACAAAATTAGACAAACTTCATGATATGCATCAAAAGAAAACTGATGAGGAGGCAGGAACATCCGAGGATAAAAGTGTTCCTGAACCATCTACGTCAGCAGAAATTGATCATGAAGCCAGATTTGCTGCACGCGATCTTCGACTTAAAAGACTTGAAGAACAAACTAAGTCGCTGGTGAATAAGGTAAATAAAACTACTTCTAAAGGAGTCAAGATACATTACAAGTTGGAAGAGTTGCATAATATCTATGGATCTGAAGGTTCAAGAGCGGGAACACCATCTGACGATACTGAGGATAAACCAACGAATGATGAAGAAAACGCAGAACAATAA